The Colias croceus chromosome 2, ilColCroc2.1 region taacctaacctaacctaacctaacctaacctaacctaacctaagcctacctaacctaacctaaacctaacctaacctaacctaaacctaaccaacctaacctaacctaacctaacctaacctaacctaacctaacctaacctaacctaacctaacctaacctaacctaacctaacctaacctcacctaacctaacctaacctaacctaacctaacctaacctaacctaacctaacctaacctaacctaacctaacctaacctaacctaacctaacctaacctaacctaacctaacctaacctaacctaacctaacctaacctaacctaacctaacctaacctaacctaacctaacctaacctaacctaacctaacctaacctaacctaacctaacctaacctaacctaacctaacctaacctaacctaacctaacctaacctaacctaacctaacctaacctaacctaacctaacctaacctaacctaacctaacctaacctaacctaacctaacctaacctaacctaacctaacctaacctaacctaacctaaccctaacctaacctacctaacctaacctaacctaacctaacctaacctaacctaacctaacctaacctaacctaacctaacctaacctaacctaacctaacctaacctaacctaacctaacctaacctaacctaacctaacctaacctaacctaacctaacctaacctaacctaacctaacctaacctaacctaacctaacctaacctaacctaacctaacctaacctaacctaacctaacctaacctaacctaacctaacctaacctaacctaacctaacctaacctaacctaacctaacctaacctaacctaacctaacctaacctaacctaacctaacctaacctaacctaacctaacctaacctaacctaacctaacctaacctaacctaacctaacctaacctaacctaacctaacctaacctaacctaacctaacctaacctaacctaacctaacctaacctaacctaacctaacctaacctaacctaacctaacctaacctaacctaacctaacctaacctaacctaacctaacctaacctaacctaacctaacctaacctaacctaacctaacctaacctaacctaacctaacctaacctaacctaacctaacctaacctaacctaacctaacctaacctaacctaacctaacctaacctaacctaacctaacctaacctaacctaacctaacctaacctaacctaacctaacctaacctaacctaacctaacctaacctaaccttttttttttttttttttttttttttttttttttttttttaagtggagaatgcatttaGGCATACCCAGAGCGCTCGGGGAAAGGgccctgggttatgtcggactcaCACCGCAGAATGCGGCGACTACCGACTAaactccactgtgttccgtcactCCGCTGTATTGGCAGGGTCGCGGGTATTTGGTCGAACCGCTTCCGCAACCCCGTCAGCGGCagcctattttttatataggcCCATCGCGATTAAGGCCTGGCTTGAGTTCGCCAGTTTCTCCTTCCTGGGGGGCGGCGTGAACGGAACACGTCTCACGCCGCCTCACCGCACCGGACGATGGATTGTGTCCCCGTTCCACCGTCCGGCACCCATCATTAGGGAAGCAAGTCGCGACCGTGTACAGCGGTTGCGACTCGGCGACTGCGCCCAATAAGACGTCGCCGCCGAATAGGATCTGCGTTGGGATCTCCCTCGCGGACTCGCTCTGCTTCCTCCTTCTGCGACATCACATCTTCACAGAATGTGATAGCCGCGCGCCATGACCTGTCGCTGCCAACCATTGCGCGAGCTATGGAAGACAGAGAGAGGTCAGGGCCGACGACTGCGACTAGGCGAGCACGGGGCTCGGACCACGCGGGGCACACGGCGAGAGTGTGGTCTGCCGTGTCCTCCGGACTGTCACACCAATGGCAAGCCATTTGCGGCTCCCGCCTGGCGACTTTGCACAAGTACCACCCGAAACAGCCGTGTCCGGACAGCACCTGTGTCAGGCGGAAGGTAATTGCCCCATGCCGCCTgtcgaacctaacctaacctaacctaacctaacctaacctaacctaacctaacctaacctaacctaacctaacctaacctaacctaacctaacctaacctaacctaacctaacctaacctaacctaacctaacctaacctaacctaacctaacctaacctaacctaacctaacctaacctaacctaacctaacctaacctaacctaacctaacctaacctaacctaacctaacctaacctaacctaacctaacctaacctaacctaacctaacctaacctaacctaacctaacctaacctaacctaacctaacctaacctaacctaacctaacctaacctaacctaacctaacctaacctaacctaacctaacctaacctaacctaacctaacctaacctaacctaacctaacctaacctaacctaacctaacctaacctaacctaacctaacctaacctaacctaacctaacctaacctaacctaacctaacctaacctaacctaacctaacctaacctaacctaacctaacctaacctaacctaacctaacctaacctaacctaacctaacctaacctaacctaacctaacctaacctaacctaacctaacctaacctaacctaacctaacctaacctttttttttttttttttttttttttttatagtggagaatgcatttaGGCATACCCAGAGCGCTCGGGGAAAGGgccctgggttatgtcggactcaCACCGCAGAATGCGGCGACTACCGACTAaactccactgtgttccgtcactCCGCTGTATTGGCAGGGTCGCGGGTATTTGGTCGAACCACTTCCGCAACCCCGTCAGTTGCagcctatttttttatataggccCATCGCGATTAAGGCCTGGCTTGAGTTCGCCAGTTTCTCCTTCCTGGGGGGCGGCGTGAACGGAACACGTCTCACGCCGCCTCACCGCACCGGACGATGGATTATGTCCCCGTTCCACCGTCCGGCACCCATCATTAGGGAAGCAAGTCGCTACCGTGTACAGCGGTTGCGACTCGGCGACTGCGCCCAATAAGACGTCGCCGCCGAATAGGATCTGCGTTGGGATCTCCCTCGCGGACTCGCTCTGCTTCCTCCTTCTGCGACATCACATCTTCACAGAATGTGATAGCCGCGCGCCACGACCTGTCGCTGCCAACCATTGCGCGAGCTATGGAAGACAGAGAGAGGTCAGGGCCGACGACTGCGACTAGGCGAGCACGGGGCTCGGACCACGCGGGGCACACGGCGAGAGTGTGGTCTGCCGTGTCTTCCGGACTGTCACACCAATGGCAAGCCATTTGCGGCTCCCGCCTGGCGACTTTGCACAAGTACCACCCGAAACAGCCGTGTCCGGACAGCACCTGTGTCAGGCGGAAGGTAATTGCCCCATGCCGCCTGTCGCACCATTCGCGTAGGACCGGTCGGATGGCTTCGACCGTCCTCGCTCCTGCGCTGGGCCTCTCGAGCCGGCGTTCCCACTCCCTGAACCGCCGCTCGAGAGCATCGGCCCTCCATTGCTGGATTTGCTCCAGGTATGGATTAATTCCATGCGATCTGGACGCGGTGACGCGGCGATAAACGTCCGCCAGCATCTCGGCATCCAGGTCCCACGGGGGCGTCCCAGCCATGACACACGCGGCCTCGAAGGACACTGTGCGATATGCCCTCACGACTCTGAGCGCCATGACCCGCTGCGGTCTACGCAAGTAGGGTCGGGTACGGACGCTCAAAGAGTCGGCCCAAATGGGCGCACCATAAAGGGCCATGGAGCGAATGACGCCGGTGTATAGACGACGACACGCACCCCCAGCCCCTCTTAGATTCGGGAGCAGACTTCCAAGTGCCCCGGCCCCCCCAACAAGACGGGGAGCGAGGCGACGAAAGTGCTCCACAAATGTCCACCGGCTGTCCAGCACGATGCCCAGGTAGCGCAAGGTGGAACCGACGCCGATGGACGTGCCACCCACCTGGATAGCTGAACCAGCAGCCTGCGCCCTTCGACGGCCGCGAAACAAAATCGCTTCGGACTTGTTGAGAGCGACCTCTAAGCCAAGTCGTCTGATTCGGCGCACAACTTCCGCCACACCAGCGGTCGCAATAAGGGCTGCCTCCCTATACGAGGCCCCGCGTGCAGTTACCAGGGTGTCATCCGCGTAGCAAAGCACGCTGACACCCGGTAGATAAGTGGCACGCAGGACCCAGTCGTAGCCGATGTTCCACAGAAGGGGCCCAAGAACCgagccctgtggaacaccgcaCGTCACTTCCTTTTCTTGCCATCCACGGCGCGCGGGGTACGCCACAGCCCTCTCCGATAAGTAGGACTGCAGCAAGCGTACCATATACCCGGGCACGTTGTGGTAGCGGAGCGCTTCGATCACGCAGCTCCATGGCAGAGTGTTGAATGCGTTGGCGATGTCAAGAGACACCGCCAAAAGCACTCCGCCTTCATTTTCCGCATCATCAGCGAGGTTCCGCAATTCAGCAATCGCATCGATAGTGGACCGTCCCCGGCGAAATCCAAATTGGTTCTCGCTTAGGTCCGGCCCCACTCCCTCCAGATGGTCGATGAGGCGAGCTGCGAAGACGCGCTCAAAGAGCTTGCTCACCTCATCGAGCAGCACGATCGGCCTATAAGCCGAGGGCGAGTCGCGCGGGCGTCCCTCCTTCTGCAACAGGACCAAGTTCCCGGTCTTCCACCTACGGGGAAATTGGCCCTGTTGGAGGCATTCCGTGAACAGCTGTTCCATCCTGGGTCCAAGTGACTCTAGCGCCAGCACCCAAGCCCGCCCGGGAACACCGTCAGGGCCGGGGGTGGCATTCTTCGCCTTTAGGCGCTCTACTGCCACAGCGAGCTCGTTGCGAGTGACTGGAGGGACATTTTCGTTGTTGAGCTCCTCCTGCGCAGTCATCGCGGGTGCCATCGGTGGGGGAGAATGTCTTCCCCGATCCGGAAACAAGGACGTCACCACTTGCTCCAGAAATCGTGGCTCGAGACTTTGAGACAGGGGCGGGGCCCAAGGGCGAAGCTTTTGCCTCACCCTCTTATACGGCCGACCCCAGGGTTCACGGTTCAAACTCTCGAGCATCTCCTCCCATGCACGGGTCTTAGCGCTTCTGATTGCGTCCTGCAGAGACACAATACAGTCCCTATAGACGGCGTATAACCGCGCTTCCTCATCTTCGTCACGCCGCCTACGGCGCCTGTGCCTGGTGTACGCCCGCCTCGCAGCCACACATGAAGCACGCAGCTGGGCAACATCGGCGGACCACCAGTACATTTGGCGCCTACGTGGAACCGACCGCACCCTCCGCATGCTCGCGTCGCACACCTTTGACATTGCTTCAGCAAGCCAAGTGGCCTCTTCCTCTACGTTTACGCTGCCATTCTGCTGCGACGGGAGCCAAGCCTGCACTAAGGCAGCCTCAATGAGGAGCTCCCTATCGAGGCTACCAAGTGCCCAGCGCGGACGACAATCGCCAGGGGGGAATTGACTGGGAGCCGTTGAGGGCGTGGAGACGCTAAACCGGATATAACGGTGATCCGAGAGCGTCTCCACGTCCAAAAGAACCCTCCAGTCTTGTATACGACGAGCGAGAGGGGGGCTCGCAAACGTGACATCTACAATGGATCCACCCCTCTGCCGAACACAAGTTAATTCTGCTCCACGGTTAATAACCGTCAGTCCCGACGCAACTGCCCAGTCAGCGAGTATTGAGCCACGTATATCACTTGCCACACAGCCCCAAGACACCGACTTGGCGTTAAGGTCCCCGGCCAGAAGCACAGATTGAGGTTGTGCGAAGTCTAGCAGATTCCTCAACTCAACCAGGAACTGCTCGAAATCGGCGAGGCAGCGATTCGGCGAGAAGTACGCCCCAACAACGGTGAAACCCTTGACAACCGCCGAGACGCATCCCCGCCGCCTTATGACTTGCTCAAGCTGTGTGACGCCTTGAGCAACTAGCGTCACCAAGCCATCCAGATCGCCCGCCCAGTTATCCCGGGGGGGCAGATTGTATGGCTCGGACACTACCGCCACGTCAATCCCCCACTCTGCCAGACTCTGATGTAAAAGGTCCTGAGCCCTGGCACAGTGGTTGATGTTGGCCTGTAGGAAACGCAGTGGGGCCATTACTGCGTTTCCATGGCTGCCTCCGTTTGTGGTACCTCATCAGGTACCGGAGCAGAGCACGATGGGACTCGAGCGCCATCTTGCTTCCGCATTCCGCCTCTTTTAGGCTTCGGGGCCTTACAGGCTGCGCTTCCAATCCGATGCTCTGCCGGTAGCTTTGCCTCCGTGCATAGGGCGCAGCGAGCGGAGGCGGCATCGCATCCACCAGCTTTATGGCCTGTTTCACCGCAGCGGAAGCAAGTGGCACTCCTGTCCGTCGACGAGGAGCATGTGGCGCTGACATGGCCCAACTCCAGGCAGCGGTAACAGCGCAGGGGCTTCTGCTCAGTGAGAGATACTTTCGCCGAAACCCACCCAACCATTACGCGCCCCGCCTGCGCCAGCTTCTTCGCCGCAGTCACCGGGCAACTAACCCAGGCTGATACAGCACCTCGGGGGCCCGCGCGCAGGCCACCACACTTCACATGCTCCGCGGTACACTCCCCTGCGTGCGAGACCGCGGCCGCAATGTCCTCGACTGTGGCCGAGTCATCCAGGCCAGTGATTCCCAAGTCTGCGCACTTGACCGGCCTGGACACCTTAACGTTATCCTCACCGAGGACCTCCCGCAATTTGGCGGCAAGGGAGTCCGCTTCTTTGGTGCTGGAAGCACCGGGGATCTCTAGTATTCTGGCACCAGTGACGGCGCGCTTAAAACGCATTGCACTGATGCCTATTTCGGCGAGGTCTATTTCACGCCGCGCCTCCATCAAAACACCGGCGTAGGTTACGCCACGCTCCTTCGCACTCGGCTGCAGGGTAAGGACGACAGCCGAGGAATTCGGAGCGTGGAGCTTTCGCGACTTCTTGCGGGACTTAGCCGCGCGCTTCTTCCCTTTCCCCTTGTTTCCTTTTCCTCGCTTTCCAACCACAGTCCACTCTCCATCCTTAGACGGCTGCTGCGGGAGGCCATCTTTTCTGGGGGGCTTTGAACCCGCCGGAACAGGCTGCACGACGCCCGTTTCTTTCCCCTTTTCcaatttctttttcttgtttttcttCGAGGTTGCCTCGGTCCCCACCGCTGGGACCGCTGCCTGCTTCGAGGTTTTCTTTATTGCGGGCCCAGGCACAGGTCTGCCTGGTTTCGATGTTGCCGCAACACCTGCGTATGTTTTCGCCTTTGATGGAGGGGACGGTGCAAGTTCTTCGGCCATCTCTTCTTCAGCCGCCTTCGTCGCTTTCCTGCTATCCGCCGCCAGCGGAGGTCTTATGCGCTTGGCCGGCAGCAGACGCTCCTCTAGGGCCTCGAATCTCGCGTTTATCATTGCTCCGACCTGGCGCAAGATGACAGCAACCAGATCGGAGTCTGAATCTTGGGGCTGAACAGGCAGCGACGAGCCCTGAGGGGCCTTCACCTCTTGGAGCTCCCTTTTCAGGGAGTCGAGCTCCGCCTGGAGGCGGGAATTGGCTGCCTGCAGCAATCTCGTCTCCTCAGACACAGTGCGCTTCTCCAACTGTGCCACCGACTGCTCAATATCATCGTGGGCTATCTTCAAGGTCTTTTTGAAAGTGCCCTTGAGATTTGATGACCTGGTCAACACCTTCTCTATTGCAGCCAGGTCATCGGCAATGCGGCGACTGAGATCCTCAGATGTGTTCAACTTTACTGGGATGGGAGGGAGAGGAGCGCTAGCTCGCGCCACTTCAATGCGCTCGGCGCACTCAGCAACCTCTTTCTCGGCCTGCGCCTCCAACTCCATCTTACGCATCCTCGTCATGTCAAATGTGTCCTCACGCCGAGTGGCGCTTGAACCCGATGGGCGGCCCTTCCCTCTTTTTGAGGTGGTCTTCAAAAATGGGGATGTAAAAACCCCTGTGCCATCTGTGGCGGAACCTGAACAGCTGGTGTCCAGCGTCCGCTTCCGCCACAGCCTGTCTCTTCCATCCTTTTCTTTTATGCTGTTGACAGAGCTGGAGCTTGAACGCAGCACAGCCCTGCCCCGCCTTGTCTCGACACGCGCTGGAGACATACTTCCGTCAGTGTCTTCCAAATCGTAAAAGTTTTCAGTGTCAATTGTGTGTTTGCCAGAGTCGTCGTTGATCATTTCGGAGTTAAAGGACATTTTTGTTCCCACGAGTATGGGGGATATAAAACGTCCATCCGGGCGGTGCCCCCTGCACCCGGATAACCCTTTTACACCATGGAGGTCGGGCGGTATCCATGGGTGTACACAGCTAAAAGCTCACGCTCTCCCGAGCCAAACTGTCCAAGAGGGACAGGAAATCCACGCCGCTGGACTACAACGCGGATTTGAGGGTTTTTGATGAGGTGTCCTTCCTCTCAGGCCAGCCGATTAAGGCAAGCCCCCTGGTCCGTCGTAGCTGCTAGACGTGACAACAACACTACGACGGATAACAGGTTGCCCGACGGGAGGCCGAAGCCCCTAACCAGGCAACAGAAAACCTGCCGCCCAGCCCGCCGCGCCGCGATTGATACAACCGCCATCCATCGCTGCAGAGCAGCCCGTCGTCCAGTAGGACTAAAACATCCGCAACCACTGGTTGCCATACCTCGCCGCAAAAGCAGCACTGTTCGAATATGAACCCAGCACATTCTCTGCAAAGCAGAAATTGCAACAAGGACGTGGCAGCCCTCGAGTTCCTCCACGCTGGTTTTGGTCCGCGCCGGCAAGACAACCGGTACCCCCCATATCTGGAGGGCCTCCCCCTATCCGCCACCTGAGGACGCGCCCGATGGGAGACCAGAAACTCCACACgggaacctaacctaacctaacctaacctaacctaacctaacctaacctaacctaacctaacctaacctaacctaacctaaccgtGCGAATGAGGAAGAAAGAGTCAAGGTGAAGGAAAGACTGAGAAAGAATGAGGGACTAGTTGTGGAAGACGTTAGAAATAAGAGCCACCTTCTGGTCTTCAGGGATGTGATGAAGTGCGAAGTTGACGATTTCGTCACAGCATTCAATAATCAGAATGTAAGCATCCTTGAGGGCTTGAAGGGGGAAGAGAGAAAGGTAGAAATAGCGTGTGGCGACACGTACTTATAGTTATACctaaatgtgtgaaaatgatGACAGCGCAAGATGCGACTTGCGAGCGTGCGTTGTGTTACAATTCTATTTCATACAATAAACCAGTTGATATCTAGCGTCCGAGCGTTTCACTTGTCTCCTTTATTCACGCAACTTAACATTGGTGACCCCGACGTGATCTCAGCACGATACGATACGTGAAGTGACGTGGCGTGAGAAGTGATATCAACTCGCTATGTTTCCCATGTCAGGAAAACAAGTCGCAGCACCAGCTACGGAACCGACGCCAACACCAGAAAAACGAGATTCAGATAGAGACGCTACATATAAGATGGAGGAAGGACAAGGAGAATTAGCCGCAATCAGCGTCGGTTCTCGCATACCAGAGTTTTGGACTGCAATGCCGAGACTGTGGTTTTTCCAACTAGAAACCATAGTACGCCCGCAAAAGTTAGGAGACGCAGCGAAATACGACCTTGTTATCACCAAATTAGGATGCGAAACACTGCAGCAAATCAGTGATATCTGTTTTTCACCACCTGAAAACAACAAGTACGATGCTATAAAGGAGCGGCTCTTGCAAGTGTATGAAGAAAGTGCAGACAGACAGTTCCAGAAACTAGTAAGTGAAATGGATTTGGGCTCACAAAAACCGTCACATTTACTACGGCGCATGAAGGAACTTGGCCGAAATACCCAAGTTTCTGATAAAACCATCCATAGTTTATGGCTCTCAAGGTTACCATCTTCAGTACGAGCTGTCTTAACCGTGAGTCAAGATCAGACGCTAGACAATCTCGCGAACATGGCAGataaaatattggaaaataTGAAGGGAGAACAGATTGCTGAAGTCCATAGTTCCAGTAGTCAACACCAGTTTCCAGTCAGCGATTTGGTTACTCAGATGCACAAAATGAATTTGGAAATTGCATCACTGCGCGAGGAGGTGAAGGACAGGCGACAACAATACCACCGCAGCCGTTTTCGAGGGTATGGCCGTGGACGAGGAGGATTTCGAGGAAGAGCGCGTTCCAGATCATCGTCAAGACCACGCATGACTCCAGAACATCCAAACTGGTTGTGCAGATACCACTTTCGTTTTCGTGAGCGAGCTCGAGCCTGTGAAAAGCCGTGTGCCTGGAAAGCGCCATCTCGGTCATCTTCACCGGAAAACTAAGTGCGGTACGGATATCGGCGGTGGATCACGTACCTAACAAGAATCACCGTCTTAGTGTATTCGATAAGGAGACCGGAATGACATTTTTAGTGGACACAGGTGCAAATATTTCGGTGGTACCAGTAACACGTAAGCAGAAGCTGTCCGGTGAGTGttctaattataaactttttgcCGCGAATAATAGcgaaattaaaacttatggtgtaaaaacaatacatttaaatttaaatttaagaagGTCTTATCGATGGACATTTGTAATTGCAGACGTAAGCCAACCTATATTAGGAGCGGATTTTTTAgagtttcataatttattagtagatttaagaaataagaaaCTTGTTGACAGGGTTACTAACTTGAATGTTGTTTGTTCTATAACTAATTCGTCGCAGGCACCAATATGTACGATTATGGATACACACCCGCTTTATAATTTGTTGAAAGAATTTCCTAATATAACAAAACCAGTTTCGTTTAAGGAAACACCTACTCATGCCATTTATCATCATATTGAAACCACTGGTCCACCAGTTTACGCGCGGGCGCGGCCATTGCCGCCAGATAGGTATAGAAGGGTTAAAGAGGAGTTCCAGGTAATGCAAGAGATGGGCATATGCAGGCCATCGAAAAGTCCTTGGGCTAGTCCGTTGCACATAGTACCTAAAAAAGGAGGCGAGATAAGACCAGTAGGTGATTATAGGAGGCTAAACGCTGTTACTATTCCTGATAGATACCCTATTCCGAGACTAAGGGATTTTACTTACCTGTTAgcaaataaaaagatattttcgCGGATAGACATAAATAGAGCTTATCATTGCATATTAAATCATCCAGACGACATTCCCAAAACTGCGATTATTACACCTTTTGGATTGTTTGAATTTACTAGAATGATGTTTGGCATGCGAAATGCTGCGCAAACGTTCCAAAGATTTAtgaattgtattgttttacagggatttgactttttattttgttatttagatgACGTCATTTTAGCAAGTAATAGCTTAGAGGAACATAGggaacatttaaaattaatatttgaaagatTTGACAAATATGGtataactattaatttaagtaaatgCGATTTTGGTAAGACAGAAATAGAATTTTTAGGCTACAAGGTAAATACAAACGGTATCCATCCATTAGAGAGTAAAGTAAAggttattgaaaattttcctAAACCAAAAACGGTAGAGGAACTACGTAGATTTTTAGGGatgatcaatttttatagGTCACATTTACCTAAAGCCGCAGAAAATCAAGctatattaaattcatttatacATGGTTCAAAGAAACGCGATAATACTGTAATTACGTGGAATGAGTCAGCTGACAAAGCATTTTTGGAATGTAGGCGACAGTTACGACATGCTGTAACGTTAGCGCATCCGTTGCCCGATTGCGAGTTAGCACTTTTTACTGACGCCTCGAACACATGCATAGGTGCGGTTTTGCAACAATTTGTTAATAATGAATGGCAACCATTAGGTTATTTTTCCAAAAAGATCACAGATTCCCAACAGAAATACTCCGCATATGATCGCGAATTATTagctatttatatttcaatacaacattttcaaaatttaatagaaGGGAGACAAATAATAGTCTTTACAGATCATAAACCTTTAACATACGCCTTTACTAAAAAGAACTGTGAGAAAGAGGTAGCTAGGAGAACAAggcaattattatatataagtgAGTTTACAACAGACATACGTCACATATCAGGTGAACAAAATGTAGTCGCGGACTGTTTATCACGAATAGAAAGTATATCAGGTCAAAGTGTAATAGATTATAATGAATTAGCGGAAGAGCAGAGTAAAGATAGAGAATTACAAGAGTTAGTCAAGGACAATACGCAATTTAGGGAAATTTTAGTACCGACATGCGATAAGTCAATTGTTTGTAACGTTAGCGGACAGAAAGCTCGTCCTTATTTAACAGAGAAGTTTAGAAAAATCGCTTTTGATATAATCCATAATTTAAGCCATCCCGGTATTCGCACTAGTAGAAAAATGGTAGCAAATAGATATTACTGGCCAGGTATGAATAAAGAGGTAGGGCAGTGGGCGAAAACATGTATTAAATGTCAACGTGCAAAAGTACAACGTCATAACAAATCCGAGTTAGGTACTTTCCCATCATGCCAACGCTTTGAACACATACATGTAGATATAGTAGGTCCGTTACCTAGCACACCTGAGGGCTATAGGTATTTAGTCACGGT contains the following coding sequences:
- the LOC123698830 gene encoding uncharacterized protein LOC123698830, with the translated sequence MFPMSGKQVAAPATEPTPTPEKRDSDRDATYKMEEGQGELAAISVGSRIPEFWTAMPRLWFFQLETIVRPQKLGDAAKYDLVITKLGCETLQQISDICFSPPENNKYDAIKERLLQVYEESADRQFQKLVSEMDLGSQKPSHLLRRMKELGRNTQVSDKTIHSLWLSRLPSSVRAVLTVSQDQTLDNLANMADKILENMKGEQIAEVHSSSSQHQFPVSDLVTQMHKMNLEIASLREEVKDRRQQYHRSRFRGYGRGRGGFRGRARSRSSSRPRMTPEHPNWLCRYHFRFRERARACEKPCAWKAPSRSSSPEN